In a genomic window of Helianthus annuus cultivar XRQ/B chromosome 10, HanXRQr2.0-SUNRISE, whole genome shotgun sequence:
- the LOC110883875 gene encoding uncharacterized protein LOC110883875 isoform X1 — translation MKGNGDLDAKGINGQSHEEKRLGEVSRATLGHDQDVQLQAQRVLMDTKVKEMKDQLIRAKAYLSFAAIKPKQRIHETKMLKSQQLSVNFVPSSSATSFTSMAKQVIVLTLQYQPS, via the exons ATGAAAGGAAATG GAGATCTTGATGCAAAAGGAATTAATGGACAGAGCCATGAAGAGAAAAGATTG ggAGAAGTTAGTCGTGCAACACTAGGGCATGATCAGGATGTACAACTACAAGCACAGAGGGTACTAATGGATACGAAGGTTAAAGAGATGAAAGATCAGCTGATAAGGGCCAAGGCTTACTTGAGTTTTGCAGCTATTAAG CCAAAACAACGAATACATGAGACGAAGATGTTGAAGAGCCAGCAACTTTCAGTGAATTTTGTACCGTCTTCTTCTG CTACATCATTTACCAGCATGGCTAAGCAAGTGATCGTCTTGACTCTTCAGTACCAGCCTTCTTAA
- the LOC110883875 gene encoding flowering time control protein FCA isoform X2, producing MPVRPVAENFRIMAAINALNGIYTMRGCEQPLIVQFADPKRPRPGEPRGSPAVGGPGFLSPDIVSGDRPPNHHY from the exons ATGCCAGTTAGGCCTGTTGCAGAGAACTTTAGGATTATGGCAGCTATAAACGCTCTTAATGGAATATACACAATGAGA GGTTGTGAACAGCCATTGATCGTTCAATTTGCTGACCCTAAGCGTCCCAGGCCTGGAGAACCAAG aGGAAGTCCTGCAGTAGGTGGTCCTGGGTTTTTGTCCCCGGATATCGTCTCCGGGGATAG ACCACCGAACCATCATTATTAA